The Gossypium hirsutum isolate 1008001.06 chromosome D02, Gossypium_hirsutum_v2.1, whole genome shotgun sequence region GATCGAGGTAAGAGACCACTTCATAGCTGAAACATTTATGCGTGCCTTTTAAGcatttgattttcatttttgGTCAAGAACTCAATCTAATGTAATCGGTTAGGGCTTTTGATTTACTCGAGTTTTAAACTATCGAGTTAATAGAATTTGCTTTCGTCAGGGAGCTTTGGATGCCGGTTTGGATATTCCTCATAGTGATAAGAGATTTGCCGGGTTCTCCAAGGATAGTAAGCAGCTCGATGCTGAAGTTCACCGCAACTACATTTACGGTGGTCACGTAGCCGCATATATGAGGGTAAAAAAAAGCTATCTGTATATCATTGTTCATCCCATTTCTTTGTCATATATATAGTTTTGTTAGTTAAGATAATGTATGTTCGTGTCGTAGATTTTGATGGAAGACGAGCCAGAAAAGTATCAGTCTCACTTCAGCGAGTATATTAAGAGAGGAATCGAAGCAGATAACATTGAGTCCTTGTACAAGAAGGTTCACGCTGCTATCCGTGCAGATCCCTCTGCAAAGAAGTCTGAAAAGGCTCCTCCTAAGCAACACAAGAGGTTGGTTTTCATCTGCAACCTGTTTCGTTCAGATGCTACGAAACTCGTACAGCTTGAAATTTCTCCATGCTTTGTTTTACTGGGTTCGTGTTTTCTAATCGCAGGTTCAACTTGAAGAAGCTGACGTACGAGGAAAGGAAAGCTAAGTTGATTGATCGATTACACACCCTTAATGCCGCTGCTGGTGCGGATTCCGAAGATGAGGATTGAACGTAGTATGCTGATTTCGAAAAATACTGAACTTGTTTACCTGCTTTTGTTTTTACTGTTCTATAAAGAACTATTTGAAgttaatttcttttttgtttaggttagcttatttacttctcaatttcaattttGTTATTAGGAGTTctgtactttttttttaaacagtTTCTGAAGGCGACTGAATGATCAGATTCTTGTGAAATGCGAATTCGGTTTTGAGTCAAAATTTTGTAGGGGTtcagatttatttatttatttatttttgcatttttgtgGGTAAAGATTGTAAACTTTATAATCCAATCCATATTTCTTCTCTTATTTGTGAGCAACTTATGATGTGGGGTGAGCAAAATctgattaaaaaatttaaattttgaattaaatagttccaagttatttgagttaatcaagttattcggacCAATTcgaataaaaatttaagtttttcggtttaactcgaatataa contains the following coding sequences:
- the LOC107903176 gene encoding 60S ribosomal protein L5 isoform X2, translated to MILASAYSHELPRYGLEVGLTNYAAAYCTGLLLGRRVLKLLEMDDEYQGNVEATGEDFSVEPTDTRRPFRALLDVGLIRTTTGNNVFGALKGALDAGLDIPHSDKRFAGFSKDSKQLDAEVHRNYIYGGHVAAYMRILMEDEPEKYQSHFSEYIKRGIEADNIESLYKKVHAAIRADPSAKKSEKAPPKQHKRFNLKKLTYEERKAKLIDRLHTLNAAAGADSEDED